A DNA window from Arachis duranensis cultivar V14167 chromosome 3, aradu.V14167.gnm2.J7QH, whole genome shotgun sequence contains the following coding sequences:
- the LOC107477242 gene encoding aquaporin NIP6-1-like → MGDEFIETFILMFAGTAVAIANKITNRSEILIGCAVVVTGLAVMVINPAVTISFPTLKHFPWKNVRTHDIYMACMEVPMYIGAQILASVCAAFALKEVYHLFMGGGVTVPSEGYGQAFVLEFIISFNLMFVVTAFATPTLKFSNVDGESSDNKHDIKVDDEL, encoded by the exons ATGGGAGATGAGTTCATTGAAACGTTTATTCTAATGTTTGCCGGAACAGCGGTGGCAATAgcaaacaaaataacaaatagATCAGAGATTTTGATTGGTTGTGCTGTCGTCGTCACCGGCCTTGCTGTTATGGTGATCAACCCTGCTGTCACCATTTCCTTTCCTACTCTGAAGCACTTCCCATGGAAGAATGTAAGAACTCATGATATATATATGGCATGCATGGAGGTGCCAATGTATATTGGAGCACAGATATTGGCATCAGTGTGTGCCGCATTTGCACTGAAGGAAGTGTATCATCTATTCATGGGGGGTGGAGTGACGGTTCCTTCAGAAGGATATGGCCAAGCTTTTGTTTTAGAATTTATCATCAGCTTCAATCTCATGTTTGTTGTCACTGCTTTCGCCACACCGACACTAAAATT CTCTAATGTCGATGGCGAAAGTAGCGACAACAAACATGATATTAAAGTTGATGATGAATTGTAA